From a single Populus trichocarpa isolate Nisqually-1 chromosome 17, P.trichocarpa_v4.1, whole genome shotgun sequence genomic region:
- the LOC7467871 gene encoding probable ubiquitin conjugation factor E4 — MATTSNKPQRSLEEIEDIIVRKILLISLTDSSDPRIIYLEMTAAEILSEGKDLKLNRDLIERVLIDRLSVQNPNAEPPFNYLLGCYRRAVDELKKIANMKDKIVKSELELSIRQLKKLSVSYCRIHLGNPELFGDDSNVVKGSGNSNVSPVLPLIFAMVDGFNSGGIQPPPGFLEELFREGDLDSLDPIFKGLYEDLRGNVLKVSVLGNFQQPLRALLFLVSFTVGAKSLVGHKWWIPTGAYVNGRVIEMTSILGPFFHVSALPDNTIFKSEPDVGQQCFSDATNRRQADLLSSFTTIKTLMNHLYDGLSEVLLALLKNSDTRESVLQYLAEVINRNATRAHIQVDPLSCASSGMFVNLSAVMLRLSEPFLDANLSKKDKIDPNYVFQNNRLDIRGLTALHASSEEITEWLNTPRKTDVSALSSDEENRLLQSQEASSSGNSGEKAKYSFICECFFMTARVLNLGLLKAFSDFKHLVQDISRCEDTLSTFKALQKQTPSPQLQLDIDRLEKEIELYSQEKLCYEAQILRDGALIQHALSFYRLMLVWLVNLVGGFKMPLPLTCPKEFASMPEHFVEDAMELLIFASRIPKALDGVLLDDFMNFIIMFMASPTYIRNPYLRAKMVEVLNCWMPRRSGSSATASLFEGHHLSLEYLVRNLLKLYVDIEFTGSHTQFFDKFNIRHNIAELLEYLWQVPSHRNIWMKIAKEEEKGVYLKFLNFLINDSIYLLDESLNKILEIKGLEAEMSNTTEWERRPAQERQERTRLFHSQENIIRIDMKLANEDVSMLTFTSEQITAPFLLPEMVDRVATMLNYFLLQLVGPQRRSLTLKDPEKYEFRPKQLLKQIVHIYVHLARGDTENIFPAAILKDGRSYNEQLFTAAADVLRRIGEDGRVVQEFIELGTKTKVAASEAMDAEVTLGEVPEEFLDPIQCTLMKDPVILPSSRTTVDRPVILRHLLSDNTDPFNRSHLTVDMLISNTELKARIDEYIRSQELKRHGEDFSLQRAKETIQTTTEEMLID, encoded by the exons ATGGCAACAACCTCAAATAAACCTCAAAGATCTCTCGAAGAAATAGAGGACATAATCGTCCGCAAAATCCTCTTAATCTCTCTCACCGATTCCTCTGATCCTCGAATTATCTACTTAGAAATGACTGCTGCTGAGATTCTCAGTGAAGGCAAAGACTTGAAACTCAACCGCGACTTGATCGAACGTGTCTTAATCGATCGATTGTCTGTCCAAAACCCTAACGCGGAACCTCCTTTCAATTACCTCTTAGGTTGTTACCGCCGCGCGGTTGATGAGTTGAAGAAAATCGCGAATATGAAGGACAAAATTGTCAAATCAGAGCTGGAATTGTCGATCAGGCAACTGAAGAAGTTGTCGGTTTCTTATTGTAGGATTCATTTGGGAAATCCTGAGTTGTTTGGGGATGATTCGAATGTTGTTAAAGGGAGTGGGAACTCGAATGTTTCGCCGGTTCTGCCGTTGATTTTTGCGATGGTTGATGGGTTTAATAGTGGTGGAATTCAGCCTCCGCCGGGGTTTTTGGAGGAGCTGTTTAGAGAAGGGGATCTTGATAGTTTGGATCCGATTTTCAAGGGTTTATATGAGGACTTGAGAGGAAATGTTTTAAAGGTTTCTGTTTTAGGGAATTTTCAACAACCATTGAGGGCTTTATTGTTCTTGGTTAGTTTTACCGTTGGTGCTAAATCACTTGTTGGTCATAAGTGGTGGATTCCGACAGGGGCTTATGTAAATGGGAGAGTTATAGAAATGACAAGTATTTTGGGTCCCTTTTTTCATGTGAGTGCATTGCCAGATAATACCATTTTTAAGAGCGAGCCGGATGTTGG GCAGCAGTGTTTCTCTGATGCAACAAACCGTCGACAGGCTGATTTGTTATCTTCATTTACTACAATTAAGACTCTAATGAATCATTTATATGATGGTTTATCAGAAGTGCTTCTTGCTCTACTTAAAAATAGTGATACTCGTGAGAGTGTTCTTCAGTATCTTGCTGAGGTGATAAATAGAAATGCAACAAGAGCTCATATACAA GTTGATCCTTTATCTTGTGCAAGTTCTGGCATGTTTGTCAATCTAAGTGCTGTCATGCTTCGGCTCTCTGAACCATTCCTAGATGCAAATTTGtcgaaaaaagacaaaattgatCCAAATTATGTGTTTCAAAATAACCGTTTGGATATAAG AGGGTTGACAGCTCTGCATGCATCATCAGAAGAAATTACTGAATGGCTTAATACTCCTCGGAAAACTGATGTCTCTGCACTATCTAGTGACGAAGAAAATCGCTTGTTACAATCTCAAGAAGCCTCCAGTTCTGGTAACAGTGGTGAAAAGGCTAAATACTCATTTATTTGTGAGTGCTTCTTTATGACTGCAAGGGTGCTCAACTTGGGTCTGTTGAAAGCATTTTCTGACTTTAAGCATCTAGTTCAG GACATTTCTAGATGTGAAGATACACTCTCCACATTTAAAGCCTTGCAAAAGCAGACGCCATCTCCGCAGCTGCAGCTGGATATCGATCGTCTTGAGAAAGAAATAGAGTTGTATTCACAGGAAAAGCTTTGTTATGAAGCTCAGATATTAAGG gATGGAGCACTTATTCAGCATGCACTTTCTTTCTACCGGTTGATGTTGGTTTGGTTGGTTAACTTGGTTGGTGGATTTAAAATGCCTCTGCCATTAACTTGCCCAAAGGAATTTGCCTCGATGCCGGAGCATTTTGTTGAAGATGCCATGGAATTACTTATCTTTGCTTCTCGGATTCCAAAAGCTTTGGACGGAGTCTTACTA GATGATTTTATGAATTTCATTATCATGTTCATGGCAAGTCCAACATATATTAGAAATCCTTATTTAAGAGCAAAGATGGTTGAAGTATTGAACTGCTGGATGCCACGGAGAAG TGGTTCATCTGCTACAGCTTCTCTATTTGAAGGGCACCATTTGTCGCTTGAGTATCTTGTGAGGAACCTCTTGAAGCTTTATGTTGACATTGAATTCACAGGTTCTCACACACAG TTCTTTGACAAGTTCAACATACGGCATAATATTGCTGAACTTCTTGAATACCTGTGGCAGGTCCCTAGTCATCGTAACATTTGGATGAAG ATCGCAAAGGAAGAGGAAAAGGGTGTCTATCTGAAATTTTTGAACTTCCTGATCAACGACAGCATCTATCTTCTTGATGAAAGTCTGAACAAAATTCTTGAAATCAAAGGGTTAGAAGCTGAGATGTCCAACACCACAGAATGGGAGCGCAGACCAGCTCAAGAGAGACAGGAGAGAACCCGCCTTTTCCATTCCCAAGAGAAT ATCATCCGCATTGATATGAAGTTGGCAAATGAAGATGTGAGCATGCTGACATTTACATCAGAACAAATTACAGCACCTTTCCTGCTTCCTGAGATG GTTGACAGAGTGGCCACCATGCTCAATTACTTCTTGTTACAACTTGTGGGTCCCCAAAGGAGATCTCTCACCCTGAAAGACCCTGAAAAGTATGAATTCCGCCCAAAACAGTTGCTTAAGCAG ATTGTCCATATATATGTTCATCTGGCGAGGGGTGATACTGAAAACATATTCCCAGCTGCCATCTTGAAGGATGGGCGATCATACAATGAGCAG TTATTTACTGCTGCTGCCGATGTCCTTCGGAGAATTGGTGAAGATGGTAGAGTTGTCCAGGAATTTATTGAGCTCGGTACAAAAACCAAGGTTGCAGCTTCTGAGGCAATGGATGCTGAAGTTACCCTTGGAGAGGTACCAGAAGAATTCCTTGATCCAATTCAG TGCACTTTGATGAAGGATCCGGTGATTTTGCCGTCTTCAAGAACCACAGTTGACAGGCCTGTCATTCTAAGGCATCTTCTGAGTGACAAT ACGGATCCCTTCAATCGATCACATCTTACTGTGGACATGCTGATTTCAAACACTGAGTTGAAGGCAAGAATAGATGAGTACATTAGGTCTCAAGAATTAAAGAGGCATGGGGAAGACTTCAGCTTGCAAAGGGCCAAAGAAACAATCCAAACCACAACTGAAGAAATGTTGATTGATTAG